The nucleotide window CGCTGGGTAAGGTGTCAGTTCAAACCAAACCGGAGTAGCCCCTGTCTCATGCAGTACCCGTAGTGAACCATAGGGCAAATTCTTAAGCGTGTGGCCCCCTGGTGGATTGTCAGAAGCAAAGCGCAATTGCTTTACGCCGGCTGTGTACGCGAGCCGACTGGCCAGCCGCGCATCAGCCATGAGCCGCGTCAAGCGTGCTCTGAGTGGCGTCATGCTAGGCAAGAGTCCTTGCAGCGGGCGGGCGGCGCTTTGCTCTGAGTGGGTAAACGTCTGTTTCATGGGACTTCAATGCCATGTAAACAACGGCAACGGCCGAAGGTTATCGGGTCCAGCGCTTTGGATGTCACCAAATAACGATGTTAACCTCACGCGCTGGCGTTCTTTTAGCCATTAATTCAGTCAATCGATGCTTAAGTGGTTCGCAATATAAGCAGATTAGTTCTTTCGTTGCGAGGTCAGCAATTTCAAAGCGAAGAGAAAGCGCGAAATACGAAAGAGATAAGAAAAGCGCGGTATTGGGTAACAATTCGGGTTTGAGAAGGGGGATTTGCATTTCCCAATGACCTGCGCTATGAATCGCCGGGTCGTTGCACAGTTGTGTGAGGCGGGATACAAGATAGGCAATCGGCCCGGTCTCTGGCAGCGATAGCCGCTTTGGAGCAAGAGGGGGCGTAGGTGGCGCGCTGAGCCAAGCCGAGGGGGACTCGGCGATAGTCGCTTCGTCGCTCGTTGGCGGCATGTCATCCAGGGGCGGCTCCTGGTCAACGGGGGTATCCGTAGGCGGCGGGTCTTCTGGGTCAAACTGAGCGAGCCGGGTTTCGGACTCTACGGGTTCTAGCAGAACCTCAGGTTGCTGCGTGCCGCGGCGCATCAGCTCAAGCCAGTTCAATTTGCGCCGCTGGCGCAGAGGATCTTTGCTGGTGGGCGTCTCGCTATATATGCGAATGGATTTTATATCGAGTCGGCTCACCATTGCTCTCTTTTACACGGAGATGCGCCCGATGGGTTGCAACTGGATATGCTCGCCCAGTTCCTGATACGAATAGACGGGTAGCCAACTGAGATGATTTTCGATCATGCGGCGGATATAGCGACGAATATCCATTGAGGTGACTAAGATGACATCATCGCGTGGCTCAGTGCCAGCGATGCGTTTAATTTTTTTAATAAAGTGTTGTACATGCTCGGGTGGCAGAGCTAAATAATTGCCCGTAGGGGTTTGTTTAATCGCTTGTCGGATATGTTGCTCAGCGGGAAGTTCAAACAGAATCGCTGAGAGTTGCTTCGCGCCCTTGCCTGCGCGATAGGCCATAAAGCTAGACAGGTCGCCGCGCACATATTCCGTTAATAACAGCAAATCTTTTTCTTTGGGGCCCCAATGGATCAGGCTTTCCATAATATTGCGCACATTGCGGATTGGCACGTGTTCTTCAAGCAAGCGCCGCAGCACTTCAGCAATACGTTGCGGCGGTAAGACTTTTTGCACCTCAGCCACAATGCCTGGATGACTCGTTTGTAGCTGATCTAGGATCCATTGGGTTTCTTGGATGCCAATGAAAAGATTCGCATGTTTGTACATGAGCGCAATCACATGATGCGCAATCACAGATTCAATGTTTCGAGTTTTGGTTTGAGAGCCAGCTTCGGCTGTGGTGAGCCAGTGGCTGGTCGCAAAGCCACCAATATCGGAGAGCGCCTCGCACTGTTCACGTACCTCTGGATTGCTTTCAGCGTCAAGCAGCATGACTTTGCCAACCGGAAGAGAACTTTGTATTTGCGGCACATCGTGCAGCAAAATTTCATAGGTTTGCGAGGATAAAGTTTCGGCGCGCCACATGGTGATGCCGGGAAAAGGCAGACCGAGTTCTTCTTGCAATTTCTTGCGTTCAGTATCAAACGCTTTTTCAAGCTGTTGCGGAGCCAGGCGCGCCGCTAAATCAAACGCTAGGCGGACTCCGACTGGGCTGGTAAAGGAGGGCGCATGAGGCAAAATAGAGGGCGCCGCGCCGCGATCACCGGCGCGTTGCATTGAAGGAACCGGTTCGCTATTGACCCCTTCTACGCGATTGAACTGGCGTCTGCTTAATTTATAGCCGGTGAGCGAGAGGATGATGGCAATTAATACAAAGAGTGCGGCTGGAAAACCCGGCACCAGGGCGAAGCCTAATAGTAAAAGGCTGGCAAGATATAAGGCGCGTGAGCTACTGGATAATTGCCGGCCGATTTCATCGCCGAGCGACTCAGCTTCTGGTTTCAGATCATCGGCAACGCGCGTAATAATCACTCCCGCAGCCACTGAGATGAGCAGAGAGGGGATTTGCGAGACCATGGCATCGCCAATCGATAAAACTGAGAAACGATTGGCTGCTTCGCCAGCCGCCATCTCATGGTAGGTGACCCCAACAATGATGCCTGCGATGATATTGATCAGCGTAATGACCAGGCCGGCTACGGCATCGCCTTTGACAAACTTCATGGCGCCGTCCATCCCCCCGTGGAGTTTACTTTCCATGGCCAGGGCAGCGCGCCGTTTGCGTGCCTCATCCGCATCAATTGCATTGGCGCGTAAATCGGCATCAATGCTCATCTGTTTACCGGGCATTGCATCTAATGTGAAACGCGCGCTGACTTCAGCCACTCGTTCAGAACCTTTGGCAATCACAATAAACTGTACGGTTGTAATAATAATGAACACCACCATGCCCACCATTAAATTGCCACCTACTACGAGTTGGCCGAAGCTTTCAATAATGTGTCCTGCATCTGCGTGCAGCAAAATGGATTTGGTTGAGGCAATATTCAGGGCGAGTCGATACAGTGTGGTGAATAATAAGAGAGAGGGAAACGAGGATAAAGAAACGATATTGGGGATATACATGGTCACCATCAAGAGCGTGACGCTGATGGAGATATTAATTGCCAGTAGGCCATCAATCAGCATTGGCGGCAGCGGCAGGATCATCAATGAAATAATCGCAATAATGAGGAGTGCAATGCCGACTTCACCAAATGCTGGGAGTTTTAGAGATTTAAACATAATCTTCAATGAATTGAGGGCGTTACGTTACGCTGTGCCGCAACACCTTCAACCCAACGCAAAATAGCCGCCACGACTTCAAATAATTCTTCTGGCACAGCACCTTGCAGTTGGATTTTATACAGCGCGCGGGCGAGCGGTGGGTTACTGATGATCGGTACACCTTCATCGCGGGCGAGCTTGCGTATCAGCGCAGCTGATGCATCCATCCCTTTAGCGACCACGATCGGTAATCCGTGTTCCTTGCGGTCATAGTAGATGGCCACCGCATAGTGAGTTGGATTAACCAGCACCGCGTTGGACGACTTAATCGCTTTCTTAAGGCTTGGGGAGAAAGCAATTTCACGCGCGATGGCTTTGCGTTCCGCTTTTATATGTGGATCTCCCTCCATTTCTTTGTATTCATTTTTGATTTCGGTTTCACTCATCCGGTGTTTACGCATGAAAAGCCAGATTTGTAACTTAAGGTCAACTAAGCCAATGATTAAAAAGAGCCCTGCTGCAATCGCACAGACTTTGAGCAGGACTTGCCATGACACTTGCAAGATGGTGATTAAAGGTTGCCCGATTGAGGCTGCAATCAAAGGCAGCACCATGAGGGTGGCTTTCCACATCACAAAAACAATTAAAACCGCTTTGAGCAAAGAGCGGACGAGCTCAAGTAAGGTTTTAAGAGAAAACATGCGTTGCAATCCATTGCCTGGATTAAGCGCATCAAAATTGGGTGTGACGGGTTCGAAAGAAAGCCCGAAACCGACTTGTGGCAATAGGGTTAAAACAGCGGTGAGGAGCGGGAACAACAAAAAAGGCAGAATCCCGTAAAGTGAGAAAATGCCAATTTTTTGTACTGCAATGAGCAAATTAACCAGATTGTGATCGCTATCGATAAAATCGAGTGCCACCATGATCATGCCTTGCACCCCTTTACTCAGTAGCGGCTGCATGGACATTAATAAAAGGAGGGTGACACACATCGTGACGGCGCCGGTCAAGTCGGTACTTTTATACACATCGCCGCGCTCGCGCGCATCACGCAGTCGCTTATCTGTCGGTTCTTGGTTTTTTTCTTCGCTCATACCTGACTCGCCGAGTATTTTCGAGATCGCGGACTAAAAGTGGCAACCTCGAAAAGTCTTGATGTATTGCGAGCAGCATAGCCGTCACGCGTCGCCCCCCGGAAAAGGATGCGAAAACGTGCATAAATTAAAGAAGGAGCTAGGCTTGCTGGAGCCTAAAGAGCGGCCGCGTTATTGGCGCGCGGTGCGCATATTATCTGGCAAGGGTAGACTAAAATTTGCTCTGAAAGGGTTAATATCAAGCCCACCACGGCGTGTATAGCGTGCATAGACGGCAAGTTGCGTTGGGCGGCAAATCTGCAGCAGGTCTATAAAAATGCGTTCAACGCATTGTTCGTGAAAGCCCGTATGCTGTCGATAAGACACTAGATAGCGCAATAATCCGGCATGCTCAATGGGGGGGCCCACATAGCGAATCTGAATGCTAGCCCAGTCAGGTTGGCCGGTGACGGGGCAGTTTGATCTCAGCAAGTTAGAGACGAGCGTTTCTTCTATCGCAGCTTGGTTAAAGTGCGCGGATAACAATTCAGGCGCGATTTGATAGTGTTCAATTTCAAGCTCAAGCCGATCGAGCAATATGCCATCCAATTCTTGCCGTGGCACGGTAGCGAAAGCCGCGGGTTGGGTCAGAGCAACCGACACGGGCATACCGCATAACGCGGATAGATCCTCGCCCATCAGAGCGCAAACCTGATCTGCTGAGGCAAATTTTGTTTGGGCAAATGAGCCCAAATATAGCTTAAGTGATTTGGATTCGACGAGATTCGGTGACTCGGCTGGAATGATCATGCGCGCAAGAGCAATCTGAGGTTTGCCGCCTTGATTTAACCATGATAGCTCATAAGCATTCCAAATATCGGCTCCCACAAAAGGCAAGGTTGCGGAGAGGCCCATTTGCTCGCGCATCGGCTGGCGCGCAATCGGAAACAGCAGTTTAGGATCGTACTGTGTACTATATTCGGTGGCTTGGCCAAGTGGGGATTGGTGCGGATTCATGCGTGTTTAACTTAAAAATAGCTGATAGGCGGGGTTTGCGCTTTCATCCCAGTGCGGTAGCCCAAGCATAACTAAAAACTGTTGGAATGCGTCAGATTCAGAGTCGGGTATTTGCAAACCGACCAAAATACTACTGTAAGTCCCGCCTTGATTACGATAATGAAAAAGACTGATGTTCCAGTTGGGGGCCATTGAAGATAAAAATTTCATTAACGTGCCGGGCCGTTCGGGAAACTCGAAACGGTATAAGCGTTCATTGCCAGCGAGCGGTGAATGGCCGCCGACCATATAACGAATATGTTGTTTAGATAGTTCATCACCGGTTAAATCGAGGCTTGTAAAGCCTTGCTGAGCCAAAGCTGTGCTAATGGATTCCCG belongs to Mycoavidus sp. B2-EB and includes:
- the sctP gene encoding type III secretion system protein SctP, whose product is MVSRLDIKSIRIYSETPTSKDPLRQRRKLNWLELMRRGTQQPEVLLEPVESETRLAQFDPEDPPPTDTPVDQEPPLDDMPPTSDEATIAESPSAWLSAPPTPPLAPKRLSLPETGPIAYLVSRLTQLCNDPAIHSAGHWEMQIPLLKPELLPNTALFLSLSYFALSLRFEIADLATKELICLYCEPLKHRLTELMAKRTPAREVNIVIW
- the sctV gene encoding type III secretion system export apparatus subunit SctV, which gives rise to MMFKSLKLPAFGEVGIALLIIAIISLMILPLPPMLIDGLLAINISISVTLLMVTMYIPNIVSLSSFPSLLLFTTLYRLALNIASTKSILLHADAGHIIESFGQLVVGGNLMVGMVVFIIITTVQFIVIAKGSERVAEVSARFTLDAMPGKQMSIDADLRANAIDADEARKRRAALAMESKLHGGMDGAMKFVKGDAVAGLVITLINIIAGIIVGVTYHEMAAGEAANRFSVLSIGDAMVSQIPSLLISVAAGVIITRVADDLKPEAESLGDEIGRQLSSSSRALYLASLLLLGFALVPGFPAALFVLIAIILSLTGYKLSRRQFNRVEGVNSEPVPSMQRAGDRGAAPSILPHAPSFTSPVGVRLAFDLAARLAPQQLEKAFDTERKKLQEELGLPFPGITMWRAETLSSQTYEILLHDVPQIQSSLPVGKVMLLDAESNPEVREQCEALSDIGGFATSHWLTTAEAGSQTKTRNIESVIAHHVIALMYKHANLFIGIQETQWILDQLQTSHPGIVAEVQKVLPPQRIAEVLRRLLEEHVPIRNVRNIMESLIHWGPKEKDLLLLTEYVRGDLSSFMAYRAGKGAKQLSAILFELPAEQHIRQAIKQTPTGNYLALPPEHVQHFIKKIKRIAGTEPRDDVILVTSMDIRRYIRRMIENHLSWLPVYSYQELGEHIQLQPIGRISV
- the sctU gene encoding type III secretion system export apparatus subunit SctU yields the protein MSEEKNQEPTDKRLRDARERGDVYKSTDLTGAVTMCVTLLLLMSMQPLLSKGVQGMIMVALDFIDSDHNLVNLLIAVQKIGIFSLYGILPFLLFPLLTAVLTLLPQVGFGLSFEPVTPNFDALNPGNGLQRMFSLKTLLELVRSLLKAVLIVFVMWKATLMVLPLIAASIGQPLITILQVSWQVLLKVCAIAAGLFLIIGLVDLKLQIWLFMRKHRMSETEIKNEYKEMEGDPHIKAERKAIAREIAFSPSLKKAIKSSNAVLVNPTHYAVAIYYDRKEHGLPIVVAKGMDASAALIRKLARDEGVPIISNPPLARALYKIQLQGAVPEELFEVVAAILRWVEGVAAQRNVTPSIH
- the queF gene encoding NADPH-dependent 7-cyano-7-deazaguanine reductase QueF (Catalyzes the NADPH-dependent reduction of 7-cyano-7-deazaguanine (preQ0) to 7-aminomethyl-7-deazaguanine (preQ1) in queuosine biosynthesis) — protein: MNPHQSPLGQATEYSTQYDPKLLFPIARQPMREQMGLSATLPFVGADIWNAYELSWLNQGGKPQIALARMIIPAESPNLVESKSLKLYLGSFAQTKFASADQVCALMGEDLSALCGMPVSVALTQPAAFATVPRQELDGILLDRLELEIEHYQIAPELLSAHFNQAAIEETLVSNLLRSNCPVTGQPDWASIQIRYVGPPIEHAGLLRYLVSYRQHTGFHEQCVERIFIDLLQICRPTQLAVYARYTRRGGLDINPFRANFSLPLPDNMRTARQ